In a genomic window of Ranitomeya imitator isolate aRanImi1 chromosome 5, aRanImi1.pri, whole genome shotgun sequence:
- the LOC138681739 gene encoding uncharacterized protein, translating to MMDGVIGRISSLVTEVIFETNRLDIIVREKEAAAERRMMQRRRRRFWIHPINELRMTRGVQSTLYLELRCNPQKFFSYVRMRMEHFDYLVGKIEDVIQRQDTRMRLAITPAERLMVTLRFLATGESLTSLHFQFRLGISTIGGIVKDTCRAIWDTLQLEYIPQPTMEIWMRSSEQFERMCNFPNCVGAVDGKHIRIAKPAGTGSEYYNYKKYFSIVLMAIADANCRFLAVDIGAYGRSNDSQVFKNSPMGRCLYGDTYNFPPARPLPGTSEPALPYVCVGDEAFQLSPHLLKPYSSRELHRTKRVFNYRLTRARRVVECSFGILTAKWRVLLTAIKLDTKTVDDVVKACVVLHNFVISKEPVTLDDEQLETSLWDYRSASVRSTGSVTRMREQFAEYFLSPVGRIPWQDIIV from the exons atgatggatggtgtaattgggaggatttcgagtttggttactgaagttatatttgagacgaatcgcctggatatcatagtgcgggagaaggaggcggcagcagaaagacggatgatgcaacggagaaggcgacgattctggatacatccaatcaatgagctgcggatgaccaggggtgtccagtccactctctatctggagttgcggtgcaacccccaaaaattctttagttatgtacggatgaggatggaacatttcgattatttggttggaaaaatagaggatgtcatccaaaggcaggacacaaggatgaggcttgccatcacaccggcggagcggctcatggtgacactgcg cttcctagctacgggtgaatctttgacttcactccatttccaattccggctggggatttccactattggcggaattgtgaaggacacatgtcgtgcgatttgggacactttacagctggagtatatcccacaaccaacaatggaaatctggatgagaagttccgaacaatttgagcgaatgtgtaattttccaaattgtgttggtgctgtggacggcaaacacattaggattgcaaaaccggcaggaacaggatcagagtactataactataaaaaatacttctcaattgtactcatggctattgctgacgccaactgccgattccttgctgtggatataggagcgtatggccggtccaacgactcccaagtgtttaaaaactctccgatgggtcgctgcctgtatggagatacatacaatttcccgccagccagaccactcccaggaaccagtgaaccagccttgccctatgtgtgtgtaggtgatgaagcctttcaactgtcgccgcacctactgaaaccatacagcagccgtgaattacaccgcaccaagcgggtatttaattaccgtcttaccagagcaagaagagtggtagagtgctctttcggtattttgacagcaaagtggagagttctgctgacggcaataaaactggatacaaaaactgtagacgatgttgtcaaggcatgtgtggtgctccataattttgttatttcaaaggagcccgttaccttggatgacgaacaattggagacatccttgtgggattaccgaagtgcctctgttcgctccaccggttctgttactaggatgagggaacagtttgctgaatattttttgtcacctgttgggcggattccatggcaagacataattgtgtga